In Brassica rapa cultivar Chiifu-401-42 chromosome A06, CAAS_Brap_v3.01, whole genome shotgun sequence, a single window of DNA contains:
- the LOC117126126 gene encoding uncharacterized protein LOC117126126, which yields MAQDDAAFGAPGEEPTPTPAAAPPITSDFMSSVMARLARQDEVQKTTNDQLAALVAVLTAPDGQTSRPQQTRRRLFNTNLTATGVDHISDDSEPNDTLLADALPAGSDLTTIRELAELKLSLQQMGEKIHQVTSAAPQIESVLAAISRTPFTRALTSVQLGKIEKLRLPEYKPGGDPVEHMTAFNIAMARARLPDDERDAGYCQLFVETLHEQAQTWFSQLEENSIGCFRDLSAAFLKTYIMFIKRSATAFSLWNLNQKKDQSLREYMEKFKAVVSKIEIPDGIAIDALRNTLWVHSKFREDLYQNPTKSLQDAIARSDNFI from the coding sequence ATGGCTCAAGACGACGCCGCCTTCGGCGCTCCAGGCGAGGAACCGACGCCTACGCCTGCGGCCGCGCCGCCCATCACCTCAGATTTCATGAGCTCCGTCATGGCTCGACTCGCTCGCCAAGACGAAGTCCAAAAGACAACCAACGACCAACTCGCTGCGTTGGTCGCGGTGCTCACAGCTCCTGACGGACAAACGAGCCGTCCCCAGCAGACACGCCGCCGCCTCTTCAACACAAACCTTACGGCAACCGGAGTCGACCATATCTCTGACGACTCGGAGCCTAACGACACCCTTCTCGCGGATGCTCTCCCAGCAGGTTCAGATCTCACAACAATACGCGAGCTCGCCGAGCTCAAACTCAGCCTTCAACAGATGGGCGAGAAGATCCACCAAGTAACCAGCGCAGCTCCGCAAATCGAGAGTGTACTCGCCGCAATCTCGCGTACTCCTTTTACTCGCGCGCTAACTAGCGTGCAACTCGGAAAGATAGAGAAGCTGCGCCTACCTGAGTATAAGCCCGGCGGAGACCCGGTGGAACATATGACAGCTTTTAACATCGCGATGGCACGAGCTCGACTCCCTGACGACGAAAGGGATGCAGGTTACTGCCAGCTTTTCGTTGAGACTCTTCACGAGCAAGCCCAGACTTGGTTCTCCCAGTTGGAGGAGAACTCAATCGGATGTTTCCGCGACCTATCAGCAGCTTTTCTCAAGACATACATCATGTTCATAAAGCGCAGCGCCACCGCATTCAGCTTATGGAACCTCAATCAGAAGAAGGACCAGAGCCTGCGCGAGTACATGGAGAAATTCAAAGCCGTAGTGTCAAAGATTGAGATCCCAGACGGGATCGCTATCGACGCCTTGCGCAATACCTTGTGGGTCCACTCAAAGTTCCGAGAAGACCTGTACCAGAACCCAACCAAGTCGCTCCAAGACGCTATCGCGCGCTCCGATAACTTCATCTGA
- the LOC103873843 gene encoding protein EXORDIUM-like 2 produces the protein MAHNYRFAIFLTLLSAIAGLSAGALVEEQPLVLKYHNGVLLKGNVTVNLIWYGKFTPIQRSVIVDFIRSLNSKDASSSAAPSVASWWKTTEKYKGGSSTLVVGKQLLLENYPLGKSLKNPYLRSLSTKLNGGLRSITVILTAKDVTVEGFCMNRCGSHGTSVSKPRRAANGAAYIWVGNSETMCPGYCAWPFHQPIYGPQTPPLVAPNGDVGVDGMIINLATLLANTVTNPFNNGYYQGPPTAPLEAVSACTGIFGSGSYPGYPGQVLVDKTTGSSYNARGLAGRKYLLPAMWDPQTSTCKTLV, from the coding sequence ATGGCTCATAATTACCGTTTTGCCATCTTCCTCACTTTACTCTCTGCCATCGCTGGTCTTTCCGCCGGCGCCTTGGTCGAGGAGCAGCCGCTTGTTCTGAAATACCACAACGGTGTTCTCTTGAAAGGAAACGTAACCGTCAATCTCATTTGGTACGGAAAGTTCACACCCATCCAACGGTCCGTGATCGTCGACTTCATCCGCTCGCTCAACTCCAAAGACGCCTCATCCTCCGCCGCTCCTTCCGTCGCTTCCTGGTGGAAGACGACTGAGAAATACAAAGGCGGATCCTCGACGCTCGTCGTCGGGAAACAGCTTCTCCTCGAGAACTATCCTCTCGGAAAATCCCTCAAGAACCCTTACCTCCGTTCTTTATCCACCAAACTTAACGGCGGTCTCCGTTCTATAACCGTTATCTTAACGGCGAAAGACGTCACCGTCGAGGGTTTCTGTATGAACCGATGCGGGTCACACGGAACCTCTGTTTCCAAGCCCCGTCGCGCCGCTAACGGCGCCGCTTACATCTGGGTTGGTAACTCCGAGACGATGTGTCCTGGTTACTGCGCGTGGCCGTTTCACCAACCTATTTACGGACCGCAAACACCGCCGTTAGTTGCGCCTAACGGTGACGTTGGGGTTGACGGAATGATCATAAACCTCGCTACACTTCTAGCTAACACCGTCACGAATCCGTTTAATAACGGATACTACCAAGGCCCACCAACTGCACCGCTCGAGGCTGTATCTGCTTGTACTGGTATATTCGGGTCGGGTTCTTACCCAGGCTACCCGGGTCAGGTCCTCGTCGACAAAACAACCGGGTCTAGTTACAATGCTCGTGGACTCGCCGGAAGGAAATATCTTTTACCGGCGATGTGGGATCCACAGACTTCAACGTGTAAAACTCTTGTCTGA
- the LOC103873845 gene encoding splicing factor 3B subunit 1 — protein sequence MADIDPLIAKTQEERRRLESDLERVSLASVTLDRDLYGGNDRDSYSTSIAPYDDEDPNLDAHGSLVAQRLASYTAPKSILNDVARLHSEDYDDGGFKPRQTIAEREGEYRNRRLNRVLSPDRVDPFAMGEKTPDPSVRTYNDHMRETAVQREREETLRLIAKKKKEAEEVAQKQKDSAHSKKRHRWEEAEEDGGGATSSKKAKASASDWDAADSTPGRVSDATPSVGRRNRWDERTPGRVTDSDATPGATPSGVTWDATPKGSATPTPKRQRSRWDETPANVAGVTPTAAYYTLGVTPFGGIDMATPAPGPIDLRGAMTPDQYNQARWEKEIEERNKPMSDEELDAMFPKGYKVLNQPASYVPIRSPARKALGTPTPMTTPGYIIPEENRRQQYDVPPELPGGLPFMKPEDYQYFGALLNEEKEEELSPDEQKERKIMALLLKVKNGTPAQRKTALRQLTDKAREFGAGPLFNKILPLLMQPTLEDQERHLLVKVIDRILYKLDELVRPFVHKILVVIEPLLIDDDYYARAEGREIISNLSKAAGLATMIAAMRPDIDNADEYVRNTTARAFAVVASALGIPALLPFLKAVCQSKKSWQARHTGIKIVQQIAILIGCAVLPHLNSLVELIEHGLSDENLKVRTITSLSLAALAEASAPYGIESFDSVLILLWKGIRSHRGKVLAAFLKAIGFIIPLMDAIHARCYTKEVMLILTREFQSPDEEMKKIVLKVVKQCVSTEGVEADYIRSDVLPEFFKHLWVKRMALDKRNYKPLVETTVEIANKVGVADIVERLVSELKDESELYRRMVMEAIDKVVTNLGASDIVARSEELLIDGILFAFQEQTNDDANVMLNGFGAVVNGLGPRVKPYLPQICGTIKWRLTYKSANVRQQAADLISRIAVVMKQCGEEQLMGHLGVVLYEYLGEEYPEVLGSVLGALKAIVNVIGMTKMTPPIKDLLPRLTPILKNRHEKVQENCIDLVGRIADRGAEFVPAREWMRISFELLEMLKAHKKGIRRATVNTFGYIAKAIGPQDVLATLLNNLRVQERQNRVCTTVAIAIVAETCSPFTVLPALVNEYRVPELNVQNGVLKSLSFLFEYIGEMGKDYIYAVTPLLEDALMDRDLVHRQTAASAVKHMALGVAGLGCEDALVHLLNLMWPNIFETSPHVINAVMEAIEGMRVALGGAVILNYCLQGLFHPARKVREVYWKIYNSLYIGAQDTLVAAYPVFENEQTNVSSRPELAMFV from the coding sequence ATGGCGGATATAGATCCCTTGATCGCCAAGACTCAAGAGGAGAGACGGAGGTTAGAATCAGACCTCGAGCGAGTTTCCCTCGCGTCTGTGACTCTCGATCGCGATCTCTACGGAGGCAACGACCGTGATTCCTACTCGACTTCCATCGCACCCTACGACGACGAGGATCCCAATCTCGACGCCCACGGGTCGCTTGTGGCTCAGCGTCTTGCCTCTTACACCGCTCCCAAGTCTATCCTCAACGACGTGGCTCGGCTTCACAGCGAAGATTATGACGACGGTGGATTCAAGCCGAGGCAGACTATTGCGGAGCGCGAGGGTGAGTATCGGAACAGGAGACTTAATCGTGTTCTCTCTCCGGATAGAGTCGATCCGTTTGCTATGGGAGAGAAGACGCCTGATCCGAGTGTTAGAACTTATAATGATCATATGAGGGAGACGGCTGTGCAGAGGGAGAGGGAGGAAACCTTGAGGCTTATtgctaagaagaagaaggaagcgGAAGAAGTTGCCCAGAAACAGAAAGATTCTGCTCATTCTAAGAAGAGGCACAGGTGGGAGGAAGCTGAAGAAGACGGTGGTGGTGCAACCTCTTCAAAGAAAGCTAAAGCATCAGCTTCGGATTGGGATGCAGCTGACTCAACTCCAGGGAGAGTTTCTGATGCCACACCATCTGTTGGAAGAAGGAACAGATGGGACGAGCGCACACCTGGTCGTGTGACTGACTCCGATGCAACACCAGGTGCAACTCCTTCAGGTGTTACTTGGGACGCGACTCCAAAAGGGTCTGCAACTCCGACCCCAAAGCGTCAACGTTCTAGGTGGGATGAGACACCAGCCAATGTGGCTGGAGTGACTCCTACTGCTGCCTACTACACCCTTGGTGTCACTCCATTCGGTGGGATTGATATGGCTACTCCAGCTCCGGGTCCGATTGATCTGCGTGGTGCTATGACTCCGGATCAGTACAATCAGGCGAGGTGGGAGAAGGAAATTGAAGAGAGAAACAAACCAATGAGTGATGAAGAGCTTGACGCCATGTTTCCTAAAGGATACAAGGTTTTGAACCAGCCTGCTTCTTATGTTCCCATCCGAAGCCCTGCTAGGAAGGCTCTAGGAACCCCGACACCCATGACAACTCCTGGCTACATTATTCCCGAGGAAAACCGCCGGCAGCAGTATGATGTGCCCCCGGAACTTCCTGGTGGGCTGCCGTTTATGAAACCAGAGGATTATCAGTATTTCGGAGCGCTGTTGAatgaagagaaggaagaagaactGTCTCCTGATGAGCAGAAAGAACGCAAAATAATGGCATTGTTGCTGAAGGTCAAAAACGGAACGCCTGCACAGAGGAAAACAGCTTTGAGGCAGCTTACTGATAAGGCTCGTGAGTTTGGTGCTGGTcctttgtttaataaaatcttgCCCTTGCTCATGCAACCCACTTTGGAAGATCAAGAGAGGCATCTTTTGGTGAAAGTGATTGATAGGATTCTGTACAAACTTGATGAGCTTGTAAGGCCTTTCGTCCACAAGATTCTCGTTGTTATTGAGCCTCTGTTGATCGATGACGATTATTATGCTCGTGCAGAAGGGAGAGAAATTATCTCTAACCTTAGCAAAGCAGCTGGTTTAGCCACAATGATTGCAGCTATGCGTCCCGATATTGATAACGCTGATGAATACGTGAGGAACACAACAGCGAGAGCTTTCGCTGTGGTCGCTTCAGCGCTTGGAATCCCTGCACTCTTGCCGTTCCTGAAAGCTGTTTGCCAGAGTAAGAAGTCATGGCAGGCACGACACACTGGAATCAAGATTGTGCAGCAGATTGCCATACTAATCGGCTGTGCCGTTTTGCCTCACTTAAATTCTCTAGTAGAACTTATCGAACACGGTCTCAGTGATGAAAACCTGAAGGTTAGGACTATTACGTCCTTGTCACTGGCTGCTCTCGCCGAGGCTTCTGCTCCTTACGGTATTGAGAGCTTCGACTCCGTTCTTATTCTTCTGTGGAAAGGTATTAGGTCTCACCGTGGCAAAGTCTTGGCTGCGTTCTTGAAGGCGATTGGTTTTATCATCCCTTTGATGGATGCTATCCATGCGAGATGCTATACAAAAGAAGTGATGCTGATCTTGACTAGAGAGTTCCAGTCGCCTGAtgaagagatgaagaagattgTACTCAAGGTGGTGAAACAGTGTGTAAGTACCGAAGGTGTTGAAGCGGATTACATCCGCAGCGATGTTCTGCCTGAGTTTTTCAAACATTTGTGGGTTAAGAGAATGGCTCTGGATAAAAGAAACTATAAGCCGCTTGTTGAAACTACTGTTGAGATTGCGAACAAGGTTGGTGTTGCAGATATCGTGGAAAGATTGGTTAGTGAACTTAAAGATGAGAGTGAATTGTACCGGCGTATGGTTATGGAAGCCATTGACAAGGTTGTCACAAACTTGGGAGCATCGGATATTGTTGCGAGATCGGAGGAGCTGCTCATAGATGGCATTCTTTTTGCTTTCCAAGAACAGACAAACGACGATGCTAATGTGATGCTTAATGGGTTCGGTGCTGTAGTGAATGGACTTGGTCCGCGAGTAAAGCCTTACCTTCCTCAGATCTGTGGCACCATCAAGTGGCGGTTAACCTACAAGAGTGCAAACGTAAGACAGCAAGCCGCTGATCTCATCTCTAGAATCGCTGTTGTTATGAAGCAATGTGGAGAGGAACAGTTGATGGGACATCTCGGTGTTGTATTGTACGAGTATCTTGGAGAAGAGTATCCTGAAGTCTTGGGATCAGTTCTTGGAGCTTTAAAAGCTATCGTCAACGTGATTGGTATGACGAAGATGACGCCTCCCATTAAGGATCTGCTTCCAAGACTGACTCCGATTTTGAAGAACAGACACGAGAAAGTGCAGGAGAATTGTATCGATCTTGTTGGTAGGATTGCTGATCGTGGTGCTGAGTTTGTTCCAGCAAGAGAATGGATGAGAATATCTTTCGAGCTTCTTGAAATGCTCAAAGCTCATAAGAAAGGTATTCGCCGTGCAACTGTCAACACTTTCGGGTACATTGCCAAAGCCATTGGACCACAAGACGTGCTAGCCACGTTACTGAACAATCTCAGAGTCCAAGAGCGCCAGAACCGTGTGTGCACCACAGTCGCAATCGCCATAGTCGCTGAAACGTGCTCTCCGTTTACCGTCTTACCCGCTTTGGTGAACGAGTACCGAGTCCCAGAGCTCAACGTCCAAAACGGTGTCCTGAAATCCCTCTCTTTCCTCTTCGAGTACATTGGAGAAATGGGCAAGGATTACATATACGCAGTCACGCCGTTGCTCGAAGACGCGCTCATGGACAGAGATTTGGTTCACAGACAAACCGCGGCTTCAGCTGTGAAACACATGGCTTTAGGTGTAGCTGGTCTGGGTTGTGAAGACGCTTTGGTTCACTTGCTTAACTTGATGTGGCCCAACATTTTCGAGACATCTCCTCACGTCATTAACGCTGTGATGGAAGCCATTGAAGGAATGAGGGTTGCGTTAGGTGGAGCAGTTATACTGAACTATTGTTTGCAGGGTTTGTTTCATCCGGCTCGCAAAGTCCGTGAAGTGTACTGGAAGATATACAATTCGCTTTACATTGGTGCTCAGGACACGCTTGTTGCTGCTTACCCGGTCTTTGAGAATGAGCAGACCAATGTTTCTAGCCGACCCGAGTTAGCTATGTTCGTCTGA
- the LOC103873846 gene encoding dicarboxylate transporter 2.1, chloroplastic: MESFALHSLSTTATSASFSHHPSRQSLLRRISSRSPPSSISLRSHSVKPLAFPLLKPIHRFSTRIAAAPRDDSPPPPPSPQPPQGAKLVPLILSLSVGLILRFAVSVPEGVTPQGWQLLSIFLSTIAGLVLSPLPVGAWAFIGLTASIVTKTLSFSAAFSAFTSEVIWLIVISFFFARGFVKTGLGDRIATYFVKWLGKSTLGLSYGLTLSEALIAPAMPSTTARAGGIFLPIIKSLSLSAGSKPGDPSSRKLGSYLIQSQFQCAGNSSALFLTAAAQNLLCLKLAEELGVVIANPWVSWFKAASLPAIISLLCTPLILYKLYPPETKDTPDAPGIAALKLKQMGPVTKNEWIMVGTMVLAVTLWICGETLGIPSVVAAMIGLSILLLLGVLNWDDCLSEKSAWDTLAWFAVLVGMAGQLTNLGVVSWMSDCVAKALQSLSLSWPAAFGLLQAAYFFIHYLFASQTGHVGALFSAFLAMNIAAGVPGILAALALAYNTNLFGALTHYSSGQAAVYYGAGYVDLPDVFKIGFVMATINAIIWGVVGTFWWKFLGLY; the protein is encoded by the exons ATGGAGAGCTTCGCACTCCACTCCCTCTCCACCACCGCCACTTCCGCTTCATTCTCCCACCATCCCTCACGCCAATCTCTCCTCCGCCGTATCTCATCGAGATCTCCGCCTTCATCCATCTCTCTCCGATCTCACTCCGTCAAACCTCTCGCCTTCCCTCTCCTCAAACCAATCCACCGCTTCTCCACACGCATCGCCGCCGCGCCACGCGACGACTCTCCTCCCCCTCCTCCGTCTCCTCAACCGCCGCAAGGAGCGAAGCTAGTTCCTCTCATCCTCTCCCTCTCCGTCGGTCTAATCCTCCGATTCGCCGTCTCAGTCCCGGAAGGAGTCACCCCGCAAGGCTGGCAACTCCTCTCGATCTTCCTCTCTACAATCGCTGGCCTCGTCCTCAGCCCTCTCCCCGTCGGAGCTTGGGCCTTCATCGGCCTAACGGCTTCGATCGTGACCAAAACGCTTTCCTTCTCAGCAGCTTTCTCGGCATTCACGAGCGAGGTTATCTGGCTCATCgtcatctccttcttcttcgcTCGTGGATTCGTCAAGACGGGGCTCGGTGATAGAATCGCTACTTACTTTGTGAAGTGGCTTGGGAAGAGCACTTTAGGCCTTTCTTATGGGCTTACGCTTAGTGAGGCCTTGATTGCTCCTGCTATGCCTAGCACCACGGCTAGAGCCGGTGGCATTTTCTTGCCGATCATCAAGTCTTTGTCTCTCTCTGCTGGAAGTAAACCGGGAGATCCTTCTTCGAGGAAACTAGGGTCGTATCTGATCcaatctcagttccag TGTGCTGGAAACTCTAGTGCTCTTTTCTTAACTGCCGCAGCTCAGAATTTGCTGTGTCTCAAGTTAGCGGAAGAGCTTGGAGTAGTGATTGCAAACCCGTGGGTTTCTTGGTTTAAGGCTGCGAGTCTACCTGCAATCATATCACTTCTTTGTACTCCACTTATCCTTTATAAGCTTTATCCTCCAGAGACCAAGGACACACCGGATGCTCCTGGTATTGCTGCATTGAAACTCAAGCAGATGGGTCCTGTTACTAAAAACGAATGGATCATGGTCGGTACAATGGTTCTTGCTGTCACTCTTTGGATCTGCGG AGAGACTCTGGGAATACCAAGTGTTGTAGCTGCAATGATCGGTCTCTCCATACTTCTTCTCCTTGGTGTACTCAACTGGGACGATTGCCTTAGCGAAAAATCAGCATGGGACACATTAGCTTGGTTTGCTGTCTTGGTGGGCATGGCAGGACAGCTCACAAACCTCGGTGTTGTGTCATGGATGTCTGATTGTGTAGCCAAAGCTCTCCAATCTCTATCCTTGAGCTGGCCTGCTGCCTTTGGTCTTCTCCAAGCAGCTTACTTCTTCATCCACTACCTTTTCGCGAGCCAGACAGGTCATGTTGGAGCTCTCTTCTCGGCTTTCTTAGCTATGAATATAGCAGCAGGTGTTCCAGGCATATTAGCTGCACTTGCTTTAGCGTACAACACCAATCTTTTTGGTGCTTTGACTCATTACAGTAGCGGTCAAGCGGCTGTCTACTATGGAG CGGGTTATGTTGATCTACCTGATGTATTCAAGATTGGATTCGTGATGGCAACCATTAATGCGATCATCTGGGGAGTAGTTGGAACTTTCTGGTGGAAGTTTTTGGGTCTCTATTGA